Proteins co-encoded in one Glandiceps talaboti chromosome 22, keGlaTala1.1, whole genome shotgun sequence genomic window:
- the LOC144452285 gene encoding centromere/kinetochore protein zw10 homolog, with translation MASLVAEVLATSGGLEKEDLPTRMSKIANKVDSIKYELSSYLNTKYSDFGLSFTSTTELYSKVDSTSKEISSLTSKIQNDVSSQLSSSTSDFHDLSKQLQRTNAIMKTLEIICKVDESLENFTEALRVREYMKACELLTELQENLKHLLKGKLTEMKIIKSLKAELRVNQETLIYSLGEAWSKRVVWNVPAVKDSDKLHCILATQLKISLSNKVETTVRALHASKVLNNKMQSFGKAIMEHLFKHMILLSGVEPKVDSTYQFVTISLQKTSTGSQHIAPHQLYQHILTVLKTLHKYVFGISIEDKQTGETITLMKIFGDFIWKDLSLCIINHCLVHSIPTSSSQLENYMDIIKATEDFESTLVELGFLSEGVSSLLTYARDVNVHFANKKCQDLMVKARKLMTSELHQTVHVGDSSPAAKLAKLDVQDTRDQHTAIADKEILSEGSFRLPVCQISESVESLMNLAYMTLQEAVTSTTPCAIQLFYTVRNMFELFCEVVPTYHKNSLQQLPQLSALHHNNCMYISHHLLTLGHQYKSQLPSPLCEGAATMIDLVPVYRKLATDCFLSQMRAQRSQMMESLAGAVGFAQLEEEENRKRAERAVKQVLHQLNHLSTVWKDVLPSSTYIKSMSTLINTALQEIINKITVLEDISVDDAHQLFSIMTIVTAKTPLLLQFTESEDVTMEIHISQWTRFTELMVVLEANLQEILERWTDGKGPLAHALSANEVRSLIRALFQNTEKRAAALARIK, from the exons ATGGCTTCGCTCGTAGCAGAAGTGCTGGCCACTTCAG GTGGCCTTGAAAAAGAAGATCTTCCAACCAGAATGAGCAAAATTGCTAACAAAGTGGACTCGATCAAATACGAGTTAAGCTCGTACCTAAATACGAAATATTCAGACTTCGGCCTGAGTTTTACATCAACCACAGAACTCTACAGTAAGGTTGATTCAACCTCAAAAGAAATTTCATCACTTACAAGCAAAATACAG AATGATGTGAGCAGTCAGTTAAGTAGTTCAACAAGTGACTTCCATGATTTATCCAAACAACTTCAACGTACCAATGCCATTATGAAGACTTTAGAGATTATTTGTAAG GTTGACGAGTCTTTGGAGAATTTTACTGAGGCACTAAGAGTGCGGGAATATATGAAAGCTTGTGAATTGCTTACTGAGCTT CAAGAAAACCTTAAACATCTTTTAAAAGGAAAATTGACTGAAATGAAGATTATAAAATCTTTGAAG gCAGAACTGAGAGTGAACCAGGAAACTTTGATTTATTCTCTCGGGGAGGCATGGTCAAAGAGAGTAGTGTGGAACGTACCTGCTGTCAAAGACTCTGATAAACTGCATTGTATTCTGGCAACACAGCTAAAGATAT CTTTGAGCAACAAAGTAGAAACTACAGTGAGGGCACTACATGCAAGCAAAGTGCTGAACAACAAAATGCAGTCCTTCGGTAAGGCTAT TATGGAGCATTTGTTTAAACATATGATATTGTTGAGTGGTGTTGAACCAAAAGTTGACTCAACGTACCAG TTTGTGACTATCAGTCTACAAAAAACATCTACAGGAAGTCAGCACATAGCACCACATCAACTGTATCAACATATCCTAACAGTGCTAAAGACCCTTCATAAATATGTCTTCGGTATTAGCATTGAAGATAAACAAACTGGGGAAACTATCACCCTCATGAAAATATTTG GAGATTTCATATGGAAAGATCTATCACTGTGTATTATCAACCACTGCCTGGTACATTCTATACCTACATCCAGTAGTCAG CTAGAGAATTACATGGATATTATCAAAGCTACTGAAGATTTTGAATCAACACTGGTAGAATTAG GTTTCTTGTCTGAAGGGGTATCTTCACTACTAACGTATGCCAGAGATGTTAATGTACACTTTGCAAATAAAAAG TGTCAAGATCTGATGGTAAAAGCCAGAAAACTGATGACAAGTGAACTGCATCAAACAGTACATGTAGGAGATTCCTCACCAGCTGCTAAACTTGCCAAGCTAGATGTCCAGGATACAAGAGATCAACAT ACTGCAATAGCagacaaagaaatattgagTGAGGGAAGTTTCAGACTTCCAGTTTGTCAAATCAGTGAATCTGTAGAAAGTTTAATGAATCTTGCATATATGACTTTACAAGAAGCTGTTACCAGTACAACACCTTG tGCAATACAGTTGTTCTACACAGTGAGGAATATGTTTGAACTATTCTGTGAAGTTGTTCCTACGTACCACAAGAACAGCCTG CAACAACTTCCACAGCTGTCAGCTCTGCATCACAacaattgtatgtacatatcgCATCATCTTCTAACACTTGGACACCAGTACAAGAGTCAACTACCATCACCACTGTGTGAGGGAGCAGCCACCATGATAGATCTGGTACCTGTCTATAGAAAACTAGCCACTGACTGCTTTCTGTCACAAATG agAGCCCAACGTTCTCAGATGATGGAAAGTTTGGCAGGAGCTGTAGGTTTTGCTCAACTGGAGGAAGAAGAAAACAGGAAACGAGCTGAAAGAGCTGTCAAACAG gTGTTACATCAACTGAATCATTTGAGCACAGTATGGAAAGATGTGTTGCCGTCGTCAACCTACATCAAATCGATGTCAACTCTAATCAACACTGCCTTACaagaaattataaataaaattacagttttGGAG GATATCTCAGTTGATGATGCACACCAATTATTCTCTATCATGACTATAGTTACTGCCAAGACCCCTCTCCTGTTACAATTTACAGAGTCAGAG gatgttaccatggaaatccATATCAGTCAGTGGACAAGATTTACAGAACTAATGGTTGTATTAGAAGCAAATCTTCAAGAAATATTAGAAAGATGGACAGATGGAAAG GGGCCTCTTGCCCACGCCTTGAGTGCAAATGAGGTGAGAAGTCTAATACGGGCCTTGTTCCAGAACACAGAGAAAAGAGCAGCAGCATTGGCAAGAATTAAgtga